In Ptiloglossa arizonensis isolate GNS036 chromosome 6, iyPtiAriz1_principal, whole genome shotgun sequence, a single window of DNA contains:
- the LOC143147762 gene encoding uncharacterized protein LOC143147762 isoform X1 — MEKKRHSTMVTSSETVLNFLTPTGQRLTPTGKISHAKTRVYTQRYRKEWEQMPDFKGWLTHVPFQPTRAYCLYCKKNLHAHRLSLLKHTCTMKHQRAALLHEAEEKKKAAALKVDPEEDVEVEEVDEIQAMEHVQTEVEENEDEVEYVVERLETDDELDETQIKDPPEDDEGEMEEEEEEEEEEDVKNLQMPLDDEDVKHSMKKIKIERLESCGDTLAEAMDHMQSEYLEDADNQGAVQMEMVVESEDQCNAEMQVMSILPDTEDCNKELQKESRENGRAIRRGESKLDRKSAKLLQNVKQQGDAELVMACPLPILSTAYQINSSVAPTSNTIGVLQPVNTIPIAPAQSKTITLTSGGKTLTLTGGTFQPGAQYVLSKLKGKFPTLLMADRKSASASNQVDDVAKDVQLNKDQLAVASTSYQTPKKHVLLKSSKSSSSKKPRISTHVVDTSKGLPVGGLQVSLYKLMDGRWTFLNESNTSPNGRCVDLVDNMKVNFTTGRYKIHFDVDKYFTLRRIETMYPFIEIVFDVKNPAGHYHIPVLLSPFGYTTYRGSER, encoded by the exons ATGGAGAAGAAGAGGCATTCAACGATGGTTACGAGCAGCGAAACGGTGTTGAACTTTCTAACGCCAACGGGTCAGCGTCTTACCCCGACAGGGAAAATCAGCCATGCTAAGACGCGTGTCTATACACAGCGATATCGCAAAGAATGGGAACAGATGCCCGATTTTAAAG GATGGTTGACACATGTGCCATTTCAACCCACACGTGCTTATTGTCTGTATTGCAAGAAAAATCTTCATGCGCACAGACTTTCTTTATTGAAACACACGTGTACAATGAAGCATCAACGTGCAGCCTTGCTACACGAggcagaagaaaagaaaaaggctgCTGCTCTAAAGGTGGATCCTGAAGAGGATGTCGAAGTAGAGGAGGTTGACGAAATTCAG gccatggAGCATGTACAGACAGAAGTAGAAGAAAACGAAGATGAAGTAGAATATGTCGTCGAAAGATTGGAAACGGACGACGAGTTAGATGAAACGCAAATCAAAGATCCGCCCGAAGATGATGAGGGTGAgatggaggaagaagaagaagaagaagaagaggaagacgtaaaaaatttacaaatgccTTTGGACGATGAAGATGTTAAACATAGTatgaaaaagataaaaattgagAGGCTG GAAAGTTGCGGAGATACTCTGGCCGAAGCGATGGATCACATGCAGAGCGAATATTTAGAAGATGCAGATAATCAAGGGGCTGTGCAGATGGAAATGGTAGTAGAGTCGGAAGATCAATGTAACGCAGAAATGCAAGTTATGTCTATTCTTCCCGATACGGAAGATTGTAACAAAGAATTGCAGAAGGAGTCACGTGAGAATGGAAGAGCAATCAGACGGGGCGAAAGTAAATTAGACAGAAAGTCTGCAAAATTATTG CAAAATGTGAAACAACAAGGAGATGCGGAACTAGTGATGGCTTGCCCGTTGCCGATTTTAAGTACGGCTTATCAAATAAATTCTTCGGTTGCACCTACTTCTAATACGATTGGTGTGCTTCAACCCGTAAATACTATTCCCATTGCACCGGCACAAAGTAAAACAATTACTTTAACGTCGGGTGGAAAGACTTTGACTTTAACTGGTGGCACGTTTCAACCTGGTGCCCAGTATGTTTTGAGTAAATTAAAAGGTAAATTTCCGACGTTGCTAATGGCTGATAGAAAATCTGCAAGTGCATCTAATCAAGTAGACGACGTTGCGAAAGACGTTCAGTTAAACAAAGATCAACTTGCCGTAGCTAGTACAAGCTATCAAACTCCGAAGAAG CACGTGCTTTTAAAGTCATCGAAATCTTCCTCGAGTAAAAAACCTCGCATTTCTACTCATGTTGTGGATACAAGTAAAGGTCTACCGGTTGGAGGATTACAAGTCAGTCTTTACAAGTTAATGGATGGACGGTGGACGTTTTTAAACGAAAG CAACACAAGTCCAAACGGTCGATGCGTAGACTTGGTGGATAACATGAAAGTTAATTTCACAACCGGGCGTTACAAGATTCACTTTGACGTCGACAAATATTTTACACTGAGGAGAATAGAAACAATGTATCCGTTCATTGAGATCGTGTTCGATGTGAAGAATCCTGCCGGTCACTACCACATACCGGTGTTGCTGAGCCCGTTTGGCTATACGACTTATCGTGGTTCCGAAAGATGA
- the LOC143147762 gene encoding uncharacterized protein LOC143147762 isoform X3: protein MVSPLLTGWLTHVPFQPTRAYCLYCKKNLHAHRLSLLKHTCTMKHQRAALLHEAEEKKKAAALKVDPEEDVEVEEVDEIQAMEHVQTEVEENEDEVEYVVERLETDDELDETQIKDPPEDDEGEMEEEEEEEEEEDVKNLQMPLDDEDVKHSMKKIKIERLESCGDTLAEAMDHMQSEYLEDADNQGAVQMEMVVESEDQCNAEMQVMSILPDTEDCNKELQKESRENGRAIRRGESKLDRKSAKLLQNVKQQGDAELVMACPLPILSTAYQINSSVAPTSNTIGVLQPVNTIPIAPAQSKTITLTSGGKTLTLTGGTFQPGAQYVLSKLKGKFPTLLMADRKSASASNQVDDVAKDVQLNKDQLAVASTSYQTPKKHVLLKSSKSSSSKKPRISTHVVDTSKGLPVGGLQVSLYKLMDGRWTFLNESNTSPNGRCVDLVDNMKVNFTTGRYKIHFDVDKYFTLRRIETMYPFIEIVFDVKNPAGHYHIPVLLSPFGYTTYRGSER, encoded by the exons atGGTATCCCCATTGCTCACAG GATGGTTGACACATGTGCCATTTCAACCCACACGTGCTTATTGTCTGTATTGCAAGAAAAATCTTCATGCGCACAGACTTTCTTTATTGAAACACACGTGTACAATGAAGCATCAACGTGCAGCCTTGCTACACGAggcagaagaaaagaaaaaggctgCTGCTCTAAAGGTGGATCCTGAAGAGGATGTCGAAGTAGAGGAGGTTGACGAAATTCAG gccatggAGCATGTACAGACAGAAGTAGAAGAAAACGAAGATGAAGTAGAATATGTCGTCGAAAGATTGGAAACGGACGACGAGTTAGATGAAACGCAAATCAAAGATCCGCCCGAAGATGATGAGGGTGAgatggaggaagaagaagaagaagaagaagaggaagacgtaaaaaatttacaaatgccTTTGGACGATGAAGATGTTAAACATAGTatgaaaaagataaaaattgagAGGCTG GAAAGTTGCGGAGATACTCTGGCCGAAGCGATGGATCACATGCAGAGCGAATATTTAGAAGATGCAGATAATCAAGGGGCTGTGCAGATGGAAATGGTAGTAGAGTCGGAAGATCAATGTAACGCAGAAATGCAAGTTATGTCTATTCTTCCCGATACGGAAGATTGTAACAAAGAATTGCAGAAGGAGTCACGTGAGAATGGAAGAGCAATCAGACGGGGCGAAAGTAAATTAGACAGAAAGTCTGCAAAATTATTG CAAAATGTGAAACAACAAGGAGATGCGGAACTAGTGATGGCTTGCCCGTTGCCGATTTTAAGTACGGCTTATCAAATAAATTCTTCGGTTGCACCTACTTCTAATACGATTGGTGTGCTTCAACCCGTAAATACTATTCCCATTGCACCGGCACAAAGTAAAACAATTACTTTAACGTCGGGTGGAAAGACTTTGACTTTAACTGGTGGCACGTTTCAACCTGGTGCCCAGTATGTTTTGAGTAAATTAAAAGGTAAATTTCCGACGTTGCTAATGGCTGATAGAAAATCTGCAAGTGCATCTAATCAAGTAGACGACGTTGCGAAAGACGTTCAGTTAAACAAAGATCAACTTGCCGTAGCTAGTACAAGCTATCAAACTCCGAAGAAG CACGTGCTTTTAAAGTCATCGAAATCTTCCTCGAGTAAAAAACCTCGCATTTCTACTCATGTTGTGGATACAAGTAAAGGTCTACCGGTTGGAGGATTACAAGTCAGTCTTTACAAGTTAATGGATGGACGGTGGACGTTTTTAAACGAAAG CAACACAAGTCCAAACGGTCGATGCGTAGACTTGGTGGATAACATGAAAGTTAATTTCACAACCGGGCGTTACAAGATTCACTTTGACGTCGACAAATATTTTACACTGAGGAGAATAGAAACAATGTATCCGTTCATTGAGATCGTGTTCGATGTGAAGAATCCTGCCGGTCACTACCACATACCGGTGTTGCTGAGCCCGTTTGGCTATACGACTTATCGTGGTTCCGAAAGATGA
- the LOC143147768 gene encoding uncharacterized protein LOC143147768 isoform X1, with amino-acid sequence MVTSYRGVRYVVQYLSITKFASFFKKWNCKCLMGMSKVSYLIKRYWAVVTFPTIVAVTIYADWSHTQQWKKEIANKEKLH; translated from the exons ATGGTTACATCATATCGTGGCGTGCGGTACGTTGTTCAGTATCTATCGATCACTAAGTTTGCTAGTTTCTTCAAGAAATGGAATTGTAAATG ttTAATGGGTATGTCCAAAGTCTCATATTTGATCAAACGATACTGGGCTGTGGTTACATTTCCTACAATTGTAGCAGTCACAATTTATGCAGATTGGAGCCATACTCAACagtggaagaaagaaatagCCAACAAGGAAAAACTGCACTAA
- the LOC143147762 gene encoding uncharacterized protein LOC143147762 isoform X4 produces MEKKRHSTMVTSSETVLNFLTPTGQRLTPTGKISHAKTRVYTQRYRKEWEQMPDFKGWLTHVPFQPTRAYCLYCKKNLHAHRLSLLKHTCTMKHQRAALLHEAEEKKKAAALKVDPEEDVEVEEVDEIQAMEHVQTEVEENEDEVEYVVERLETDDELDETQIKDPPEDDEGEMEEEEEEEEEEDVKNLQMPLDDEDVKHSMKKIKIERLESCGDTLAEAMDHMQSEYLEDADNQGAVQMEMVVESEDQCNAEMQVMSILPDTEDCNKELQKESRENGRAIRRGESKLDRKSAKLLQNVKQQGDAELVMACPLPILSTAYQINSSVAPTSNTIGVLQPVNTIPIAPAQSKTITLTSGGKTLTLTGGTFQPGAQYVLSKLKGKFPTLLMADRKSASASNQVDDVAKDVQLNKDQLAVASTSYQTPKKHVLLKSSKSSSSKKPRISTHVVDTSKGLPVGGLQVSLYKLMDGRWTFLNERYTFTKTATQVQTVDA; encoded by the exons ATGGAGAAGAAGAGGCATTCAACGATGGTTACGAGCAGCGAAACGGTGTTGAACTTTCTAACGCCAACGGGTCAGCGTCTTACCCCGACAGGGAAAATCAGCCATGCTAAGACGCGTGTCTATACACAGCGATATCGCAAAGAATGGGAACAGATGCCCGATTTTAAAG GATGGTTGACACATGTGCCATTTCAACCCACACGTGCTTATTGTCTGTATTGCAAGAAAAATCTTCATGCGCACAGACTTTCTTTATTGAAACACACGTGTACAATGAAGCATCAACGTGCAGCCTTGCTACACGAggcagaagaaaagaaaaaggctgCTGCTCTAAAGGTGGATCCTGAAGAGGATGTCGAAGTAGAGGAGGTTGACGAAATTCAG gccatggAGCATGTACAGACAGAAGTAGAAGAAAACGAAGATGAAGTAGAATATGTCGTCGAAAGATTGGAAACGGACGACGAGTTAGATGAAACGCAAATCAAAGATCCGCCCGAAGATGATGAGGGTGAgatggaggaagaagaagaagaagaagaagaggaagacgtaaaaaatttacaaatgccTTTGGACGATGAAGATGTTAAACATAGTatgaaaaagataaaaattgagAGGCTG GAAAGTTGCGGAGATACTCTGGCCGAAGCGATGGATCACATGCAGAGCGAATATTTAGAAGATGCAGATAATCAAGGGGCTGTGCAGATGGAAATGGTAGTAGAGTCGGAAGATCAATGTAACGCAGAAATGCAAGTTATGTCTATTCTTCCCGATACGGAAGATTGTAACAAAGAATTGCAGAAGGAGTCACGTGAGAATGGAAGAGCAATCAGACGGGGCGAAAGTAAATTAGACAGAAAGTCTGCAAAATTATTG CAAAATGTGAAACAACAAGGAGATGCGGAACTAGTGATGGCTTGCCCGTTGCCGATTTTAAGTACGGCTTATCAAATAAATTCTTCGGTTGCACCTACTTCTAATACGATTGGTGTGCTTCAACCCGTAAATACTATTCCCATTGCACCGGCACAAAGTAAAACAATTACTTTAACGTCGGGTGGAAAGACTTTGACTTTAACTGGTGGCACGTTTCAACCTGGTGCCCAGTATGTTTTGAGTAAATTAAAAGGTAAATTTCCGACGTTGCTAATGGCTGATAGAAAATCTGCAAGTGCATCTAATCAAGTAGACGACGTTGCGAAAGACGTTCAGTTAAACAAAGATCAACTTGCCGTAGCTAGTACAAGCTATCAAACTCCGAAGAAG CACGTGCTTTTAAAGTCATCGAAATCTTCCTCGAGTAAAAAACCTCGCATTTCTACTCATGTTGTGGATACAAGTAAAGGTCTACCGGTTGGAGGATTACAAGTCAGTCTTTACAAGTTAATGGATGGACGGTGGACGTTTTTAAACGAAAGGTATACTTTCACCAAGACAG CAACACAAGTCCAAACGGTCGATGCGTAG
- the LOC143147761 gene encoding uncharacterized protein LOC143147761 produces the protein MEQVKYRVEAFIVPLGNDCHTTSVLSETNNVNIKSNKIDNVIASIVKTESNYTENYKNDSLFKEDKGAQNLKNCTTLDKFIERDHIDLNKVNESTLNNFYTFLNIPELKCRQLYNVDDARFSSYINNKVDRLTPIDEKNEDFECKITNLSYHGCKNEYSATVPTPQEVSEEVFKGNWLQKLKDIEQREAVLRNRELALQNREKALFRKEREIKVLERQLKDKLKQVNLHLKEEQKLQDLLKIHNSQKNVSQSLIKVDSKIKTTELQMNDNFLEKFDNTVNKLNTSTKNICTQDVFTNQTEQLNKQIDNKGIIHNNQQEKACVGSSCSSDSSTFEKRRTKQRSNLKDSTTLKSTCSKFASLNGNKIKNPCKPYYEDLDTTLSADIGDSSFVQTSQKFNPDLYKRPYAFTRSASERHGKYSSKGSSINLEVQNLDNLREKFETPIRIEQDKVLERVTKNIFASQDKATKFQHYGLIDHNIENEEKYSYLNLETGNKLCLHRKVIKGSKDRPISWNEESNEWLQKKRKAYNMTTNKVMPKDIEDKENLRLSIKTDKSEKIIKKKDIRNRILTIFR, from the coding sequence atggaaCAGGTGAAATATAGAGTAGAAGCTTTTATTGTGCCTTTGGGTAATGATTGCCATACCACTTCTGTTCTAAGTGAAACAAATAATGTGAAtataaaatcgaataaaattgacaATGTAATTGCAAGTATTGTAAAAACTGAATCAAACTATactgaaaattacaaaaacgatTCACTTTTCAAGGAAGATAAAGGTGCACAAAACTTAAAAAATTGCACAACACTTGACAAGTTTATTGAAAGAGATCATATTGACCTAAACAAAGTAAATGAAAGcacattgaataatttttacactTTCCTTAACATTCCTGAACTAAAGTGCAGGCAATTATACAATGTAGATGATGCACGTTTCTCCTCATACATAAATAACAAAGTTGATAGATTGACACCAATCGACGAAAAAAACGAAGATTTtgaatgtaaaattacaaaTCTATCTTATCATGGATGCAAAAATGAATACTCAGCAACTGTGCCAACACCGCAAGAAGTTAGCGAAGAAGTGTTTAAAGGAAATtggttacaaaaattaaaagacaTAGAACAAAGGGAAGCTGTATTGAGAAATAGAGAATTAGCTTTACAAAATCGTGAGAAAGCATTGTTTAGaaaggaaagagaaataaaagtcTTGGAGCGTCAATTGAAAGATAAATTAAAGCAAGTAAatttacatctgaaagaagaacaaaaattacaagatttattaaaaatacataattcaCAGAAAAATGTGTCACAATCTTTAATCAAAGTTGATTCCAAAATAAAGACCACAGAATTGCAAATGAATGATAATTTCTTAGAGAAATTTGATAATACAGTTAACAAATTGAATACATctacaaaaaatatttgtacacaagACGTGTTTACTAATCAAACTGAACAGTTGAATAAGCAAATAGATAATAAAGGGATAATACATAATAATCAACAAGAAAAAGCATGTGTTGGGAGTTCTTGTTCCTCTGATAGTAGTAcatttgaaaaaagaagaacaaagcAGCGGTCAAATTTAAAAGATTCTACAACTTTAAAGTCAACCTGTTCTAAATTTGCTTCTCTCAATGGTAACAAAATAAAGAACCCCTGTAAACCATATTATGAAGATTTAGATACCACATTATCTGCTGATATAGGAGATTCATCTTTTGTTCAAACCTCGCAAAAATTTAATCCTGATTTATATAAAAGGCCATATGCATTCACAAGATCAGCCAGCGAACGTCACGGAAAATATTCAAGCAAAGGAAGCAGTATAAATCTTGAAGTTCAAAACTTGGACAATTTAAGAGAGAAATTTGAAACACCTATCAGAATTGAACAGGATAAAGTGTTAGAAAGAGtcactaaaaatatttttgcttcACAAGATAAGGCTACAAAATTTCAACATTATGGTCTCATAGATCATAAtatagaaaatgaagaaaagtattcgtaccTTAATTTAGAAACAGGTAATAAGTTATGTTTGCACCGAAAAGTGATTAAAGGCTCGAAAGATAGACCAATATCTTGGAACGAAGAATCAAATGAGTGGTTGCAGAAAAAACGAAAGGCTTATAACATGACAACAAACAAAGTAATGCCAAAAGACATTGAAGATAAAGAAAACCTCAGGTTAAGTATAAAAACTGATAAgtctgaaaaaataataaagaaaaaagatattAGAAATAGAATACTTACCATATTTCGTTGA
- the LOC143147762 gene encoding uncharacterized protein LOC143147762 isoform X5, producing MKHQRAALLHEAEEKKKAAALKVDPEEDVEVEEVDEIQAMEHVQTEVEENEDEVEYVVERLETDDELDETQIKDPPEDDEGEMEEEEEEEEEEDVKNLQMPLDDEDVKHSMKKIKIERLESCGDTLAEAMDHMQSEYLEDADNQGAVQMEMVVESEDQCNAEMQVMSILPDTEDCNKELQKESRENGRAIRRGESKLDRKSAKLLQNVKQQGDAELVMACPLPILSTAYQINSSVAPTSNTIGVLQPVNTIPIAPAQSKTITLTSGGKTLTLTGGTFQPGAQYVLSKLKGKFPTLLMADRKSASASNQVDDVAKDVQLNKDQLAVASTSYQTPKKHVLLKSSKSSSSKKPRISTHVVDTSKGLPVGGLQVSLYKLMDGRWTFLNESNTSPNGRCVDLVDNMKVNFTTGRYKIHFDVDKYFTLRRIETMYPFIEIVFDVKNPAGHYHIPVLLSPFGYTTYRGSER from the exons ATGAAGCATCAACGTGCAGCCTTGCTACACGAggcagaagaaaagaaaaaggctgCTGCTCTAAAGGTGGATCCTGAAGAGGATGTCGAAGTAGAGGAGGTTGACGAAATTCAG gccatggAGCATGTACAGACAGAAGTAGAAGAAAACGAAGATGAAGTAGAATATGTCGTCGAAAGATTGGAAACGGACGACGAGTTAGATGAAACGCAAATCAAAGATCCGCCCGAAGATGATGAGGGTGAgatggaggaagaagaagaagaagaagaagaggaagacgtaaaaaatttacaaatgccTTTGGACGATGAAGATGTTAAACATAGTatgaaaaagataaaaattgagAGGCTG GAAAGTTGCGGAGATACTCTGGCCGAAGCGATGGATCACATGCAGAGCGAATATTTAGAAGATGCAGATAATCAAGGGGCTGTGCAGATGGAAATGGTAGTAGAGTCGGAAGATCAATGTAACGCAGAAATGCAAGTTATGTCTATTCTTCCCGATACGGAAGATTGTAACAAAGAATTGCAGAAGGAGTCACGTGAGAATGGAAGAGCAATCAGACGGGGCGAAAGTAAATTAGACAGAAAGTCTGCAAAATTATTG CAAAATGTGAAACAACAAGGAGATGCGGAACTAGTGATGGCTTGCCCGTTGCCGATTTTAAGTACGGCTTATCAAATAAATTCTTCGGTTGCACCTACTTCTAATACGATTGGTGTGCTTCAACCCGTAAATACTATTCCCATTGCACCGGCACAAAGTAAAACAATTACTTTAACGTCGGGTGGAAAGACTTTGACTTTAACTGGTGGCACGTTTCAACCTGGTGCCCAGTATGTTTTGAGTAAATTAAAAGGTAAATTTCCGACGTTGCTAATGGCTGATAGAAAATCTGCAAGTGCATCTAATCAAGTAGACGACGTTGCGAAAGACGTTCAGTTAAACAAAGATCAACTTGCCGTAGCTAGTACAAGCTATCAAACTCCGAAGAAG CACGTGCTTTTAAAGTCATCGAAATCTTCCTCGAGTAAAAAACCTCGCATTTCTACTCATGTTGTGGATACAAGTAAAGGTCTACCGGTTGGAGGATTACAAGTCAGTCTTTACAAGTTAATGGATGGACGGTGGACGTTTTTAAACGAAAG CAACACAAGTCCAAACGGTCGATGCGTAGACTTGGTGGATAACATGAAAGTTAATTTCACAACCGGGCGTTACAAGATTCACTTTGACGTCGACAAATATTTTACACTGAGGAGAATAGAAACAATGTATCCGTTCATTGAGATCGTGTTCGATGTGAAGAATCCTGCCGGTCACTACCACATACCGGTGTTGCTGAGCCCGTTTGGCTATACGACTTATCGTGGTTCCGAAAGATGA
- the LOC143147762 gene encoding uncharacterized protein LOC143147762 isoform X2, whose amino-acid sequence MEKKRHSTMVTSSETVLNFLTPTGQRLTPTGKISHAKTRVYTQRYRKEWEQMPDFKGWLTHVPFQPTRAYCLYCKKNLHAHRLSLLKHTCTMKHQRAALLHEAEEKKKAAALKVDPEEDVEVEEAMEHVQTEVEENEDEVEYVVERLETDDELDETQIKDPPEDDEGEMEEEEEEEEEEDVKNLQMPLDDEDVKHSMKKIKIERLESCGDTLAEAMDHMQSEYLEDADNQGAVQMEMVVESEDQCNAEMQVMSILPDTEDCNKELQKESRENGRAIRRGESKLDRKSAKLLQNVKQQGDAELVMACPLPILSTAYQINSSVAPTSNTIGVLQPVNTIPIAPAQSKTITLTSGGKTLTLTGGTFQPGAQYVLSKLKGKFPTLLMADRKSASASNQVDDVAKDVQLNKDQLAVASTSYQTPKKHVLLKSSKSSSSKKPRISTHVVDTSKGLPVGGLQVSLYKLMDGRWTFLNESNTSPNGRCVDLVDNMKVNFTTGRYKIHFDVDKYFTLRRIETMYPFIEIVFDVKNPAGHYHIPVLLSPFGYTTYRGSER is encoded by the exons ATGGAGAAGAAGAGGCATTCAACGATGGTTACGAGCAGCGAAACGGTGTTGAACTTTCTAACGCCAACGGGTCAGCGTCTTACCCCGACAGGGAAAATCAGCCATGCTAAGACGCGTGTCTATACACAGCGATATCGCAAAGAATGGGAACAGATGCCCGATTTTAAAG GATGGTTGACACATGTGCCATTTCAACCCACACGTGCTTATTGTCTGTATTGCAAGAAAAATCTTCATGCGCACAGACTTTCTTTATTGAAACACACGTGTACAATGAAGCATCAACGTGCAGCCTTGCTACACGAggcagaagaaaagaaaaaggctgCTGCTCTAAAGGTGGATCCTGAAGAGGATGTCGAAGTAGAGGAG gccatggAGCATGTACAGACAGAAGTAGAAGAAAACGAAGATGAAGTAGAATATGTCGTCGAAAGATTGGAAACGGACGACGAGTTAGATGAAACGCAAATCAAAGATCCGCCCGAAGATGATGAGGGTGAgatggaggaagaagaagaagaagaagaagaggaagacgtaaaaaatttacaaatgccTTTGGACGATGAAGATGTTAAACATAGTatgaaaaagataaaaattgagAGGCTG GAAAGTTGCGGAGATACTCTGGCCGAAGCGATGGATCACATGCAGAGCGAATATTTAGAAGATGCAGATAATCAAGGGGCTGTGCAGATGGAAATGGTAGTAGAGTCGGAAGATCAATGTAACGCAGAAATGCAAGTTATGTCTATTCTTCCCGATACGGAAGATTGTAACAAAGAATTGCAGAAGGAGTCACGTGAGAATGGAAGAGCAATCAGACGGGGCGAAAGTAAATTAGACAGAAAGTCTGCAAAATTATTG CAAAATGTGAAACAACAAGGAGATGCGGAACTAGTGATGGCTTGCCCGTTGCCGATTTTAAGTACGGCTTATCAAATAAATTCTTCGGTTGCACCTACTTCTAATACGATTGGTGTGCTTCAACCCGTAAATACTATTCCCATTGCACCGGCACAAAGTAAAACAATTACTTTAACGTCGGGTGGAAAGACTTTGACTTTAACTGGTGGCACGTTTCAACCTGGTGCCCAGTATGTTTTGAGTAAATTAAAAGGTAAATTTCCGACGTTGCTAATGGCTGATAGAAAATCTGCAAGTGCATCTAATCAAGTAGACGACGTTGCGAAAGACGTTCAGTTAAACAAAGATCAACTTGCCGTAGCTAGTACAAGCTATCAAACTCCGAAGAAG CACGTGCTTTTAAAGTCATCGAAATCTTCCTCGAGTAAAAAACCTCGCATTTCTACTCATGTTGTGGATACAAGTAAAGGTCTACCGGTTGGAGGATTACAAGTCAGTCTTTACAAGTTAATGGATGGACGGTGGACGTTTTTAAACGAAAG CAACACAAGTCCAAACGGTCGATGCGTAGACTTGGTGGATAACATGAAAGTTAATTTCACAACCGGGCGTTACAAGATTCACTTTGACGTCGACAAATATTTTACACTGAGGAGAATAGAAACAATGTATCCGTTCATTGAGATCGTGTTCGATGTGAAGAATCCTGCCGGTCACTACCACATACCGGTGTTGCTGAGCCCGTTTGGCTATACGACTTATCGTGGTTCCGAAAGATGA
- the LOC143147768 gene encoding uncharacterized protein LOC143147768 isoform X2, whose protein sequence is MVTSYRGVRLMGMSKVSYLIKRYWAVVTFPTIVAVTIYADWSHTQQWKKEIANKEKLH, encoded by the exons ATGGTTACATCATATCGTGGCGTGCG ttTAATGGGTATGTCCAAAGTCTCATATTTGATCAAACGATACTGGGCTGTGGTTACATTTCCTACAATTGTAGCAGTCACAATTTATGCAGATTGGAGCCATACTCAACagtggaagaaagaaatagCCAACAAGGAAAAACTGCACTAA